From the Quercus lobata isolate SW786 chromosome 6, ValleyOak3.0 Primary Assembly, whole genome shotgun sequence genome, one window contains:
- the LOC115950685 gene encoding ran-binding protein 1 homolog a-like, producing MASTEPEHEHREEGEAPANEDEDTGAQVAPIVKLEEIAVTTGEEDETSILDLKAKLYRFDKDGNQWKERGAGSVRFLKHKESGKVRLVMRQSKTLKICANHLLLPTMTVQEHAGNEKSCVWHATDFADGELKDELFCIRFASIENNKTFMETFQEAAESQKNKEENKDASATAEILEKLSVEEKKIEEKEEVPVGSEKETKSDAEKTEKKDEEPASSA from the exons ATGGCCAGCACCGAACCCGAGCACGAGCACAGAGAAGAAGGGGAAGCCCCAGCCAACGAGGACGAGGACACCGGAGCTCAGGTTGCTCCGATCGTTAAGCTCGAGGAGATCGCCGTCACCACCGGTGAGGAGGATGAAACTTCCATTCTCGATCT CAAAGCTAAACTTTATCGATTCGATAAAGATGGGAACCAATGGAAAGAGAGAGGCGCTGGTTCTGTCAGGTTTCTCAAGCACAAAGAGTCCGGCAAGGTTCGCCTCGTTATGAGACAATCTAAAACCCTTAAGATCTGCGCCAACCATCTCT tGCTACCGACGATGACGGTGCAGGAACACGCCGGCAACGAGAAATCGTGTGTGTGGCATGCTACCGATTTTGCCGATGGTGAATTGAAGGACGAGCTCTTCTGCATTAGATTTGCTTCCATTGAGA ATAACAAAACCTTCATGGAGACGTTTCAAGAAGCAGCTGAATCtcaaaagaacaaagaagaaaacaaagatgCATCTGCAACTGCTGAGATTCTTGAGAAGTTGAGtgttgaagaaaagaaaattgaggaaaaagaagaggTGCCTGTTGGATCAGAGAAGGAAACTAAGAGTGATGCTgaaaaaacagagaagaaagatGAGGAGCCTGCTTCTTCAGCTTAA
- the LOC115950449 gene encoding uncharacterized protein LOC115950449 translates to MVDFTFDIEIHVGECFVEDPTLQYVDGSIHTLTEIDPDKLSFFEIQDLYHLVGAPKEHNRYRYLLPEGDLEDDLRDIKTDPDVVNMTTLHKAWLANKIIIYTDIDVEPLAVEHPDERGVADDGVGGCDEGVDEIDLESDYDEVVLEEEEDVENVEDGAKVEEQDIEVGLEGEGFGDDIFAAPNSTPQGFALESSDAPNTAQASGNAPNTATESSNVPHVAPETSGMASLDGGDGTEWAEPTLEDNLVSMDGSNDEQVPEQPEFNAKSDMRNVVLKKEMKFPNAKVFRTALREYAIKKPVDIKFKLNERTKISVHCKNESKQHQLMLLRGSLKILAKIQIGRSKRKAKDLINGDEQLQYDVLRDYAQMINTVDKGSRVILQTKMANETSQPKFKRMYVRFNAIGILGGCKPFIGLDGCHIKHRFGGQILSAIAKDANDNIFPVVMAVVEQENKESWIWFLEIFADDIGRPEEFQLVFISDR, encoded by the exons ATGGTTGACTTCACATTTGACATTGAAATTCATGTTGGGGAATGTTTTGTGGAGGACCCAACCCTACAATATGTGGATGGGTCTATACATACATTGACAGAGATTGATCCTGACAAGTTGagtttttttgaaattcaagaTTTATACCATCTAGTTGGTGCTCCTAAAGAACACAATAGATATAGGTATTTACTTCCTGAAGGTGATCTAGAGGATGATTTAAGAGATATAAAAACAGATCCAGATGTGGTGAACATGACTACCCTTCATAAGGCATGGCTAGCTAACAAAATCATAATCTATACTGATATAGATGTGGAGCCATTGGCAGTTGAGCATCCTGATGAAAGGGGAGTGGCAGATGATGGTGTAGGTG GTTGTGATGAAGGAGTGGATGAAATAGATTTGGAGAGTGATTATGATGAAGTTGTattggaggaagaagaagatgttgagAATGTTGAGGATGGTGCAAAAGTTGAAGAACAGGATATTGAGGTTG GCCTAGAGGGGGAGGGCTTTGGTGATGACATATTTGCTGCTCCAAACTCAACTCCACAAGGTTTTGCTCTAGAATCAAGTGATGCTCCTAATACAGCTCAGGCATCAGGCAATGCTCCCAATACAGCCACAGAATCAAGCAATGTACCCCATGTAGCCCCAGAGACTAGTGGCATGGCTAGTTTAGATGGTGGAGATGGAACTGAGTGGGCTGAGCCAACTCTTGAGGATAACCTGGTAAGCATGGATGGATCTAATGATGAGCAGGTACCTGAGCAGCCAGAGTTCAATGCTAAGAGTGACATGAGAAATGTTGTACTAAAGAAGGAGATGAAGTTTCCTAATGCAAAGGTGTTCAGAACTGCTTTAAGGGAGTATGCAATTAAAAAACCAGTTGACATCAAATTCAAGCTGAATGAGAGGACCAAGATATCAGTTCATTGCAAGAATGAGT CCAAGCAACATCAGCTTATGTTGCTAAGAGGTTCATTGAAGATTTtagcaaaaatccaaattgggaG GTCAAAGAGAAAGGCAAAGGATTTGATCAATGGAGATGAGCAACTGCAATATGATGTCCTTAGGGATTATGCACAAATGATAAACACTGTAGACAAGGGGAGTAGGGTTATACTACAGACAAAAATGGCTAATGAGACTTCCCAACCAAAATTTAAGAGGATGTATGTTAGGTTCAATGCGATAGGAATTTTAGGTGGCTGCAAGCCATTTATAGGTTTAGATGGTTGTCACATAAAGCACAGATTTGGTGGGCAAATCTTATCTGCCATTGCCAAGGATGCAAATGACAACATTTTTCCAGTAGTCATGGCTGTTGTGGAACAAGAAAACAAGGAGTCTTGGATAtggtttttggaaatatttgCTGATGATATAGGGAGGCCAGAGGAGTTTCAGTTGGTCTTCATTTCTGATAGGTAG